A window of Belonocnema kinseyi isolate 2016_QV_RU_SX_M_011 chromosome 10, B_treatae_v1, whole genome shotgun sequence genomic DNA:
TCTTTTCAAAAATAGCCTCATCCACTGTACAAATAAATCTCACCAATTTTGTTTCTGGTTCTGTTTTTTATTTCTGGCTTTATAATTAGCTTCCTTTTCGAAATGGTCTAAACTGAAGGATATGCCATTGGTTGATAGGCAAAAGGGGAACAACACGTGGGaggaaaattgttaaaaggcaTTGCAGTCTTTGGAGGATTGTGAAATTGGACATTAGGCGGTGCATTAAACCTAGAATGTCCGAAAGaaggataacttttaaaatttgggGGAGGTACTGAAAATGGTGACTCTACAGAAACAGGATGTTGGTGTCCAGGAAGTGTAGTTGTTGCAGTTATTGGTGGATTTACGGATGATGGTGGTGGTGGTACAGAAAAATCGACTTGTATTCCAAAGATTTGAGAAATATTAGACGAAAACGATGTTGTCAATGAAGCAGTATCACATGCTTCTAATTCAAATCCATCTTTAGATGAAATTGAAGCTGGCGAAGCAAATGGGTTTAGAGAAAATGGATGTACACTAACAGGAAGTTCGTGTCTGTGAAGTTTCGTTTGTGTAGGTATTTGTTGTTGGACGGATAATGGTGGTGGTACAGAAAAATCCACTTGTATTCCAGAGATTTGAGAAATATTAGACGAAAAAGTTGTTACCGATGAAGCAGCATCACTTGGTTCTAATTCAAATCCATCTTTAGACGAAACTGAAGCTGGCGAGTTAAGTGAGTGTAGAGAAAATGGGGAATGTACAGGAACAGGAAGTTGGTGCCCGGAAAGTCTTGTTTGTGTAGGTATTGTTGGTTTTACGGATAATGGTGGTTTTGCGGATATTGGTGGTGGTACAGAAAAATCCACTGGTAGCCCTAAGATGTCAACAACATTAGATGAAAACGATGTTACCAACTCAGCGTCTCTTGATCTTGATTCAACTTCACCGTTGGCTGAAATTGAAGCTGTCGAGTCAAGGAAGCTCGAAGATTTCGGATTCGTATTGTATAAGTCAAGCACCTGATGTCCAATATTGTCCAGCACAGCCTCGTCCAATCCTTCGACAAACAAATCCCACCactttttcttctgtttttgttTATTTCGTCCTTTCCAATCCACGACaacaaatttgttcatttttgctGATAAGTGAAGTAGAGCAATAGCTATTACTTCCGGTTCCCATTGTATACACAAAGGCGTGTGCAGACTATCATTTACAAAAATCCAAGCAGTTTGAACCACTTGTTGTAGTAAAGTCTTATCGCCTGCCAAAATTTTCGCGTACTTCACTATGTATTTGTAAGGGTGTCTCACTTGGAATTCAAAGTTTATAGTAAACATCACGACGCATTCGAATGAAACCATATCTTCctgaaatcaaacaaattgttgttAACATTGTAACACTATCAACATCGGGAAATTGGATAAACTGTTTTAATAGTATTTTActcttttggaaatttaaaaaaaaactaacgaGAAAAGTAATGGTTATTAATGATTGGCTCCAcccatattttaatataattgtgaatttaaaaaaattgtgaaacttaCTGCAGAAATGTCACCAATGAACTTGTATTTCTCTCTGGATCGTAAAGATTGCACCGCTTTCATAAAAGCACTGCTTCGCTTAGGAGTTTCTTCTGATTTTCCAGCAATAAA
This region includes:
- the LOC117181979 gene encoding cyclin-K-like, producing the protein MASWVFCDLEDMRSTPSCKDGISVETESRYRSDGVKFIKDLAGELKLGYRTTATAIFFFHRAFMSLSFKEYPRYITACSCLFIAGKSEETPKRSSAFMKAVQSLRSREKYKFIGDISAEDMVSFECVVMFTINFEFQVRHPYKYIVKYAKILAGDKTLLQQVVQTAWIFVNDSLHTPLCIQWEPEVIAIALLHLSAKMNKFVVVDWKGRNKQKQKKKWWDLFVEGLDEAVLDNIGHQVLDLYNTNPKSSSFLDSTASISANGEVESRSRDAELVTSFSSNVVDILGLPVDFSVPPPISAKPPLSVKPTIPTQTRLSGHQLPVPVHSPFSLHSLNSPASVSSKDGFELEPSDAASSVTTFSSNISQISGIQVDFSVPPPLSVQQQIPTQTKLHRHELPVSVHPFSLNPFASPASISSKDGFELEACDTASLTTSFSSNISQIFGIQVDFSVPPPPSSVNPPITATTTLPGHQHPVSVESPFSVPPPNFKSYPSFGHSRFNAPPNVQFHNPPKTAMPFNNFPPTCCSPFAYQPMAYPSV